The Porites lutea chromosome 4, jaPorLute2.1, whole genome shotgun sequence genome contains a region encoding:
- the LOC140933224 gene encoding histamine H2 receptor-like, producing the protein MLNTTTFTNATNSTNGTGAGHGPRLPPSRQVDVVAMVFSVFFCILALMIVFGNSLVIGAFRVNRRLRTTTNLQLMSLAIADLLIGTVSVPLWVYISVTSTFQGPLYDFYLTFDVICGVSSILNLTAISLERCYALLHPIKHRNIRKRSVVAIIVVVWILSSLAGSMIKFLPLEQEKFYGIIVTVAFFFTPLIVILVAYVTIFHIARAHARGRGVSSFKKDLRIATTVAVVIGLFVICWTPFFGINFAFAVCIATLFKGAGCPGLMTLPKWIFSVSKWLQYGNSVCNPVIYGFRNKDFRRAFRKILLGLCCKKVRLSDYSKSAYGRTVRSAYLRQESSFENSRSVIFPPNVPLGMFDMRDSYRKAIRSGRSKPIKLKFTPKKSVANGLLSINVDDFRTSNEFTSNTSVWNSSSEASVSESRNSEVSQARFLHAC; encoded by the exons ATGTTAAACACCACCACATTTACGAACGCGACAAACAGCACAAATGGCACTGGAGCTGGACATGGGCCTCGACTTCCTCCTTCCCGCCAAGTTGATGTCGTTGCTATGGTCTTCAGTGTCTTCTTTTGCATCCTTGCCTTGATGATTGTGTTTGGAAACTCGCTAGTTATCGGTGCATTCCGCGTTAACAGACGACTTCGCACGACAACCAATCTGCAATTGATGTCCTTAGCCATCGCTGATTTGCTGATCGGAACGGTCTCTGTACCGCTATGGGTTTATATATCTGTGACATCTACCTTTCAAGGTCCATTGTATGATTTTTACTTGACTTTTGATGTCATCTGCGGCGTGTCTTCCATCCTAAATCTCACTGCCATCAGCCTAGAGAGGTGTTATGCTCTACTTCACCCGATAAAGCATCGAAACATCCGTAAAC GGTCTGTGGTAGCCATAATCGTCGTTGTATGGATTCTTTCCTCATTAGCTGGATCAATGATAAAATTTCTACCCTTGGAACAAGAGAAATTCTATGGCATAATTGTAACTGTCGCATTCTTCTTCACACCACTCATCGTTATTTTGGTGGCTTATGTCACGATCTTTCACATAGCTAGAGCGCATGCACGAGGCAGAGGCGTCAGTTCGTTCAAAAAG gaTTTGCGTATTGCTACAACAGTAGCCGTAGTTATTGGCCTTTTTGTCATCTGCTGGACTCCATTTTTTGGCATCAACTTCGCGTTCGCGGTTTGTATAGCCACACTGTTCAAGGGAGCTGGTTGTCCAGGCCTTATGACTTTGCCAAAGTGGATTTTTTCCGTAAGCAAGTGGCTTCAGTACGGGAATTCGGTTTGTAATCCCGTTATTTATGGCTTCCGCAACAAAGATTTTCGGCGAGCGTTTCGAAAGATTTTACTCGGACTGTGCTGTAAAAAGGTGCGGCTGTCAGATTACAGCAAGAGCGCGTACGGACGCACGGTACGAAGCGCTTACTTACGCCAAGAATCAAGCTTTGAAAACTCCCGATCAGTAATTTTCCCTCCCAACGTACCGCTTGGAATGTTTGACATGCGGGACAGCTACCGTAAGGCGATACGAAGCGGACGCAGCAAGCCGATTAAGCTTAAATTTACACCAAAGAAAAGTGTGGCAAATGGTCTGCTATCAATAAACGTTGACGACTTTCGCACTTCAAATGAATTTACTTCCAATACAAGTGTCTGGAATTCGTCTTCCGAGGCTTCCGTCTCGGAAAGTCGaaattcggaagtcagccaagcgcggtttttgcacgcgtgctga
- the LOC140935256 gene encoding uncharacterized protein produces the protein MIEFLPLEQEKFYGIIVTVAFFFTPLIVILVAYGTIFHIARAHARGRGVSSFKKDLRIATTVAVVIGLFVICWTPFFGINFGFAVCIATLFKGAGCPGLMTLPKWIFSVSKWLQYGNSVCNLVIYGFRKKDFRRAFRKILLGLCCKKVRLSDYSKSAYGRTVRSAYLRRESSFEKTRSVIFPPNVPLGMFDMRDSYHKAIQSGRSKPIKLKFTPKKSVANDLLSINVDAFRTSNEFTSSTSVWNSSSEASVSPAELCNPAFEEDDQTDICPIDQAIPVRDSSDSISSESTNSVYKSSSKGSVNSDQAYVRFSDSKTKEKDSESKTVANLGSALDRKRSLSEIFLRTTSAKDSLKTKLRSSFS, from the exons ATGATAGAATTTCTACCCTTGGAGCAAGAGAAATTCTATGGCATAATTGTAACTGTCGCATTCTTCTTCACGCCACTCATCGTTATTTTGGTAGCTTATGGTACGATCTTTCACATAGCTAGAGCGCATGCACGAGGCAGAGGCGTCAGTTCGTTCAAAAAG gatttgCGTATTGCTACAACAGTAGCCGTAGTCATTGGCCTTTTTGTCATCTGCTGGACTCCATTTTTTGGCATCAACTTCGGGTTCGCGGTTTGTATAGCCACACTGTTCAAGGGAGCTGGTTGTCCAGGCCTTATGACTTTGCCAAAGTGGATTTTTTCCGTAAGCAAGTGGCTTCAGTACGGGAATTCGGTTTGTAATCTCGTTATTTATGGCTTCCGCAAAAAAGATTTTCGGCGAGCGTTTCGAAAGATTTTACTCGGATTGTGCTGTAAAAAGGTGCGGCTGTCAGATTACAGCAAGAGCGCGTACGGACGCACGGTACGAAGCGCTTACTTACGCCGAGAATCAAGCTTTGAAAAAACCCGATCAGTCATTTTCCCTCCCAATGTACCGCTTGGAATGTTTGACATGCGGGACAGCTACCATAAGGCGATACAAAGCGGACGCAGCAAGCCGATTAAGCTTAAATTTACACCAAAGAAAAGTGTGGCAAATGATCTGCTATCGATAAACGTTGACGCGTTTCGCACTTCAAATGAATTTACTTCCAGTACAAGTGTCTGGAATTCGTCTTCCGAGGCTTCCGTCTCTCCAGCGGAGCTTTGTAACCCTGCCTTCGAGGAGGACGATCAAACCGATATCTGCCCTATAGATCAAGCGATACCAGTGAGAGATTCCAGCGACAGCATCTCCTCAGAATCAACTAATTCTGTGTATAAGAGTTCCTCAAAAGGATCTGTGAATAGCGACCAAGCCTATGTTCGATTTTCGGATTCCAAAACCAAGGAAAAGGATAGCGAATCCAAAACTGTTGCTAACCTTGGTTCTGCTTTGGACAGGAAAAGGTCGTTATCGGAGATATTTCTACGTACGACCAGTGCAAAAGACAGTCTCAAAACAAAACTGCGGTcgtctttttcttaa